The Nocardia sp. NBC_01503 sequence GAAGATCTTGGTCATTCGGGTGAGCGCGGGCAGTCCACCCGCCCATTCGAACAGGCTCGGCTCCTGCGACATCGGCGGATCCTGGAAGCCCACGTAGTAGTGCATTCCGCTGCAGAACGGCTTGTTACGCGATTGCCCGCATCGGCACAGGCTGTAGTGTTCGCGACCGGTATCACCATCGAGGGGCACCCCGCCGGTGACTCGATACGGCCCGTCCTTCGACACCTCGACGGCCGGATCACGCTGCGGCAGCAGCACATCCGGGCTCCCGAGCGCACCGGACGGGCAGGCCCGTACCGCCGCTGCGATCTCGTCGGCGCGCGCGCCGCTGGGTGCGACGAACGGTTCCCGGGTGGCGCGGAAGGCGGTCGGCACCCGGTCGGTGCAGAATCCCGAATGCGCGCAGAGACCCCGATTGTCGGTGACCGTCACCCCCGTCCCGCGATAGGTGTCGAGCCGATCCGGCGCCCGCTCGGGATCCTTGGCGCCGCTGAAGCCGATACGAGCGTGGCTGCCATCGCACAGCGGCTTCATCTCCGAAGCGCCACAGCGGCACAGCGCCATCTGCGGGAAGGTGCGAATGGGTTCACCGAGCCAGTTGGTGAGTTGTTCGGGATTGGTGAGCAGATACGGCCCGTCCGGCGAGACCTCGATATGCGTCGGCGAAACACCTTGGATCGCTGTGAGTTCGGCGATACGCGCGGCCAAAGTCTCTTCGTCCGAGGCGAAGACACACGCCAGATGCTGTAGCGCGGCCACCGCCTCCCGCAGTTCGGGCAGATCGCAGTCGGCGCGCAGCCGGGTGGCATCCTTGGCCAGCTCCCACAACCGCTGCTCCGGCGCGCCTGACTCGGATTCGCCTGCGGCGGAGCCTGTTTCGTCCACGACAGCGGCCAGCGGACGGATTACGCTATCGCGCAGCGGAGCCGCTCCCTCGACGAGTTCACCATCGAGACGCCGGGCGCGCGCCAGCAATGTTCGGAGTTCGTGCCGGGTGGCGGTGGTCAAGGCGTGCCTTCCCTCGAGGACGAGTGGATATCCACTTCGAAGGATGCCCATCGAAAGCCCCGGGAACAATGACCGTTCGCTCAACGCTTACGTAGTTCCACTCAGGAAACGAGCGAAGGTCCATGGAGCTCTACGAAATCGAGGGATTCCTCGCGGTGGCCGAACATCTGCACTTCGGGCGCGCCGCCGAACAATTGCACGTCTCCCCCAGCCGGGTCAGCCAGACCATCACACAGTTGGAACGGCGCATCGGCGCGCAGCTGTTCGAGCGCACCACCCGCCGGGTGGTCCTGACCCGAATCGGCGAGCGGCTGCTCAGCGATCTGCGGCCGGGTCATGAACAGATCCAGCGGGGTATTCGCCGGGCCGTCGGAGCGGGCCGTGGTTTCGAGGGCACCCTGACCGTCGGATTCATCGGCGCGGCCGCCGGACAACTCTGCCACGCCACCGCCGCCCTGTTCCGCGCCGAACACCCCGAGACCGAAATCTCCATTCGCGATGCCCAACTGACCGACGGATTGAGCTGGTTCACAACGGGTTTCGATATGGTGCTGGTGAGCCGTCCGATCGATGATCCGGCGCTGGTGCACGGACCCGCGCTCATTACCGAACCGCGAGTACTGGCCGTCTCCGCCGGGCATCCGCTGGCCACCCGGCAGACCGTCGAGCTCGAGGATCTGGCCGCGGTGACACTGCTGGACGTGCCCGAATCCGTCCCGCAGTCCTGGGTGCGGGACCACCTCCCGACGCACACCCCCGCGGGACGACCCATACCGCGCGGCAGACTGGTGCACACCTTCCAGGAGGTGCTGGCCTCGATCGGTGCGGGTGAGGGCGCGTTCATCTGCGGCGCCCAGGTGAATCGCTTCTATCAGCGACCCGATATCGCCTTCCTGCCGATCACCGGGACCCCGCCCATGCGATGGGGTTTCACCTGGCGCGCCTGCGATGAGACCGCCCGCATCCGCGCCTTCGACACCGCCGCACACGGTCTGGTCCGGGCAGAACTCAAGCGCGCCAACCGGACCTGACCCGCCGACGACCGTCACGCTCCTTGACCTCGTCGGCGAGTTCGGCGCCGCGATCCTTGACCACCTCGCCCAGATCGGCGCCGCGATCCTTGACCACTTCCGCCAGCTCCGAGCCGCGATCGCGCACCACCTCCGCCAGCACCGCGCCCCGGTCCCTGGCCACCTCGGACAGCGCCGCACCCTTGTCCTTGACCACCTCCGACAGCACCGCACCGCGATCCTTCACGACCTCGGAGAGCTCCCCGCCGCGATCGCGCGCCACCTCGGCCAAATGCGCACCGCGATCCTTCGCGACATCGGCCAGGTGCGCG is a genomic window containing:
- a CDS encoding CDGSH iron-sulfur domain-containing protein, with the protein product MTTATRHELRTLLARARRLDGELVEGAAPLRDSVIRPLAAVVDETGSAAGESESGAPEQRLWELAKDATRLRADCDLPELREAVAALQHLACVFASDEETLAARIAELTAIQGVSPTHIEVSPDGPYLLTNPEQLTNWLGEPIRTFPQMALCRCGASEMKPLCDGSHARIGFSGAKDPERAPDRLDTYRGTGVTVTDNRGLCAHSGFCTDRVPTAFRATREPFVAPSGARADEIAAAVRACPSGALGSPDVLLPQRDPAVEVSKDGPYRVTGGVPLDGDTGREHYSLCRCGQSRNKPFCSGMHYYVGFQDPPMSQEPSLFEWAGGLPALTRMTKIFYGKYVADDDLLAPLFARMSPDHPERVAAWLSETFGGPMLYTEQYGGYDHMVAEHAGKGLTEEWRARWAQLISRAADDAGLPRDPEFRAAFAAYVEWGSRIAVENSQPGANPPPHMPVPRWWWVCNATPGSRISALAPKTEEAVTLPAADAPLGFAAHIKPLFREMDRKSMSFVFDLWSHEDVTRHADGILTRLRQGSMPCDGAWPADHVDAFERWLEDGCPA
- a CDS encoding LysR family transcriptional regulator, with amino-acid sequence MELYEIEGFLAVAEHLHFGRAAEQLHVSPSRVSQTITQLERRIGAQLFERTTRRVVLTRIGERLLSDLRPGHEQIQRGIRRAVGAGRGFEGTLTVGFIGAAAGQLCHATAALFRAEHPETEISIRDAQLTDGLSWFTTGFDMVLVSRPIDDPALVHGPALITEPRVLAVSAGHPLATRQTVELEDLAAVTLLDVPESVPQSWVRDHLPTHTPAGRPIPRGRLVHTFQEVLASIGAGEGAFICGAQVNRFYQRPDIAFLPITGTPPMRWGFTWRACDETARIRAFDTAAHGLVRAELKRANRT